One genomic window of Ammospiza nelsoni isolate bAmmNel1 chromosome 4, bAmmNel1.pri, whole genome shotgun sequence includes the following:
- the DCK gene encoding deoxycytidine kinase, translated as MATPPKRGRPDGRIKKVAVEGNIAAGKSTFVNILKQANEEWEVVPEPVARWCNVQQSSGDDCEELSTSQRSGGNVLRMMYEKPERWAFTFQTYACLSRIRAQLGALDRKPGSAQNPVVFFERSVYSDRYIFAANLYESDCMNETEWTIYQDWHGWMNKQFGSRLALDGIIYLRATPEKCLNRIYLRGRDEEQEIPIEYLEKLHYKHESWLQHRTLRTDFDYLQEIPILTLDVNEDFKGKKDKYDDMIEKVKEFLSTL; from the exons ATGGCCACCCCGCCCAAGCGCGGCAGGCCCGACGGCCGCATCAAGAAGGTCGCCGTGGAGGGCAACATCG CTGCAGGGAAATCCACCTTTGTGAACATTCTGAAACAAGCCAATGAGGAGTGGGAAGTGGTTCCCGAGCCTGTAGCTAGATGGTGCAATGTCCAGCAAAGCTCTGGAGATGACTGTGAG GAGCTGAGCACGTCGCAGCGGAGTGGCGGGAACGTGCTGCGCATGATGTACGAGAAGCCGGAGCGCTGGGCCTTCACCTTCCAGACGTACGCGTGCCTCAGCAGGATCCGGGCGCAGCTCGGCGCCCTGGACCGcaagcctggcagtgcccagaacCCTGTGGTGTTCTTCGAGCGCTCCGTCTACAGCGACAG GTACATCTTTGCTGCTAATTTGTACGAGTCTGACTGCATGAATGAGACTGAGTGGACAATTTACCAGGACTGGCACGGCTGGATGAACAAACAGTTTGGCTCAAGGCTGGCGCTGGATGGGATCATTTATCTCCGAGCCACTCCTGAG AAATGCTTGAATAGGATTTACTTGCGTGGAAGAGATGAAGAACAAGAAATCCCCATTGAATATCTGGAGAAGCTTCACTACAAGCATGAAAGTTGGCTCCAGCACAGGACACTGCG AACAGATTTTGACTATCTACAGGAAATTCCCATTTTAACGCTCGATGTTAACGAAGACTTCAAAGGCAAAAAGGACAAATATGATGACATGATCGAAAAG GTCAAGGAATTTTTGAGCACGTTGTAA